A part of Neodiprion pinetum isolate iyNeoPine1 chromosome 4, iyNeoPine1.2, whole genome shotgun sequence genomic DNA contains:
- the mute gene encoding uro-adherence factor A → MDSSAEKGAKHTVENSSSFDYGRPSQNNVSFSFNLDLENFNEDFYSDSDGELEIDVSEIDNYERQNDRTRIREMDKDISVFNKMEEEIERQLDAKAARTNLTATNVKNILKHVITNEHVMAMVKRRAYNLEDDLIFEPKLTRAKAKELAMSQPNIPWPITPIKKLKGSEVQVLIEQELPEDSSDEEYHPGQDEPSDDERETEGSSVSSDVDSQPATPAPPANQQPVVEEPQLKIVNVRYDEAGVFKIPEARPPATSESENIGQRTRSKLCLSETPLEQIEQAFVPPDITTDMYDWDWDVDEDWNNFLKEFTQPLTQEIIGEDDPEADPEYNILEDEDGDLLDKEELRMDKAVKVTRKELNNLVAELFEFADMFSKEDQDVTKKKRSSDTMNSITENTSINGSVIELLPVLAESNLPKLVSTEQRVLLHVQLCQHIQLMAQHFALTYMHPEFHSQAKMCKDNLNSLRYLSNGENSAFNAINLPDALELVSELETQFKDPKSRQNYIEFLNQEIELGKARLKQKMRYIPKYYPAIKNLLLKGKALIYPQLLPEIPFGHCPKRVKMNTYLKSEDQLIVLGLEQFIPFVSLKQTKFKNEKMKLFDTAQLISQYLVPNKDPSTLFKHINKCRTSQTKNPIQEWYKTEKVPNVIHCIIPVSKNDLKAPQEQPFNRLSVQWQRMFTDIKNPSNEQTQIRLKRIYKDLLKPSQLDTNCNSKAESMPLKRRINHNLLNPTVNMLPAMPFLNTPIKNTGDSDKSKDSIKTPDENLKKWCINSGSQELPNIELFDSPSSSVQSQVTETVKDIGFDMSVKSACQVENICTDTNFSACKQSENISSEIGSSLESNLNMDALKEMEKIHESEDLTVKEQVSPNLQAISSDSRNHLEETKEQVNLPATTDKPQLRTTTPRLAKIRSAQNMKMMAQILGNKSPALSTAGVKPRGKKGGPKNSEEPSTSNNGDNEDEIAELMLASTTIKKDQKRAKQARELENIKRLVEAENNLSQEERATKFAVSFLHKLHKALDPSSEVFKAIIKLFLDYNEQIDTLNGPENEGSCHSKQTRDERSLCAIIAPLGNERPSNSQCIIEGDHFNSTSQVSKDLLTIDLYKDVCEKLVDYPELNSDFLLFLKPHQAAMIGKSVEHTMLQKMNDFVDIAQIYFAKQPSKLSKVMQAITQLATDTDVSLETVNDVMENLLKGHPLVMDTFLQVLPNGKPPESLFAQHMFENLTCPPGPHDKTKTYAEDAPELYENIEIPVSSSHEDPYGGDSCKCKCHNLDGHNLKSRSEHCVSCGTRFLNGRIYLQTTEGLRPARITFPGGDDEKQEHIIRVSLKTTEKFVPATPKRRRKSSKNSPDQTDAKANKNSPIKDSEEMDKSSLKSKRMNKISMKSRERKKSPKNTEISSRLSSNDNPIEKKESMSPIKTKREERAEKREAQDISRSKRTKVAYKNTVKSSKILDSENTDNATQSQTDDTSQDENSIPDCGKVHDIEEESKMSTNEYETEETVRLEKMEVSSDSGSEPEHEIRNAVDIRPWTRQEDAVLLECIKKEYSENTFLTISETLGDRTVQQVKERFEILLSLLEKMA, encoded by the exons ATGGATAGCAGTGCAGAGAAAGGTGCCAAACATACAGTAGAAAATTCGAGTTCATTTGATTATGGCAGACCAAGTCAGAACAACGTTTCATTCTCATTCAACCTAGATCTGGAGAATTTCAACGAAGATTTTTATTCTGATTCTGACGGCGAATTGGAAATAGACGTATCGGAGATTGATAATTATGAAAGACAAAACGATCGAACGCGTATAAGAGAGATGGATAAGGATATATCTGTTTTCAACAAGATGGAAGAAGAGATCGAAAGGCAGCTAGACGCCAAAGCAGCTCGAACAAATTTGACAGCAACAAATGTTAAGAACATATTGAAACACGTTATCACCAACGAACACGTCATGGCAATGGTCAAACGGAGGGCCTACAACTTAGAAGATGATCTGATTTTCGAGCCAAAACTCACTAGAGCTAAAGCCAA AGAGTTGGCTATGTCGCAGCCCAACATTCCTTGGCCGATAACGCCGATCAAGAAACTAAAGGGCTCCGAAGTGCAAGTTCTGATAGAGCAGGAGCTCCCTGAAGATTCATCCGACGAGGAATATCACCCTGGGCAAGATGAGCCAAGCGACGACGAAAGGGAAACAGAAGGGAGTTCTGTTTCAAGTGATGTTGACTCGCAGCCTGCGACTCCGGCTCCTCCTGCTAATCAACAACCTGTGGTTGAAGAACCGCAGCTGAAAATTGTTAACGTTCGATATGATGAAGCTggagttttcaaaattccagaAGCCCGGCCACCCGCAACCAGTGAGAGTGAAAATATCGGACAAAGAACACGTTCGAAATTATGTCTGAGTGAGACGCCTTTGGAACAGATTGAACAAGCCTTCGTGCCCCCCGATATAACGACCGATATGTATGACTGGGACTGGGATGTTGACGAGGATTGGAATAACTTTTTAAAGGAATTCACACAACCATTGACTCAGGAAATTATCGGAGAAGATGACCCAGAGGCTGATCCAGAATACAACATATTAGAAGACGAGGACGGTGATTTGCTTGATAAGGAAGAACTGCGAATGGACAAGGCAGTCAAAGTTACTCGAAAGGAGCTCAACAATCTTGTTGCAGAATTATTTGAGTTTGCCGACATGTTCTCAAAAGAAGATCAAGATgtaacgaaaaagaaaaggtcTTCCGATACTATGAACTCCATAACTGAAAATACGTCTATCAATGGATCAGTCATAGAATTGCTCCCTGTTCTTGCCGAATCAAACTTACCAAAATTGGTAAGTACCGAGCAGCGAGTCTTATTACATGTTCAACTTTGTCAACATATTCAACTCATGGCACAGCATTTTGCTCTAACTTATATGCACCCCGAGTTTCACAGCCAAGCAAAAATGTGCAAAGACAATCTGAACAGCTTGCGATATTTGAGTAATGGCGAGAATTCTGCATTCAATGCCATTAATCTGCCAGACGCTTTAGAGTTAGTTTCTGAACTGGAAACACAATTCAAGGATCCAAAATCGCGCCAAAACTATATCGAGTTTTTAAACCAAGAAATTGAACTCGGAAAAGCCCGTTTGAAGCAAAAGATGAGGTATATCCCTAAGTATTATCCGGCAATAAAAAACCTACTTCTAAAAGGCAAAGCCTTGATTTACCCGCAACTTTTGCCTGAGATTCCGTTTGGACATTGTCCAAAGAGGGTTAAAATGAACACATATTTAAAGTCTGAGGACCAACTGATCGTTTTGGGACTTGAACAATTCATTCCGTTTGTAAGTCTAAAGCaaacgaaattcaaaaacgaaaaaatgaaactgttcGACACAGCTCAATTAATCAGCCAGTACCTTGTTCCTAATAAAGACCCATCTACCCTTTTCAAACACATCAACAAATGCCGTACAAGTCAGACAAAAAATCCAATTCAGGAATGGTACAAGACTGAAAAAGTCCCAAATGTGATACATTGCATTATTCCAGTGAGCAAAAACGACCTTAAAGCACCTCAAGAACAACCATTTAACAGGTTGTCTGTACAGTGGCAAAGAATGTTCACTGATATCAAAAACCCAAGTAACGAACAGACCCAAATCAGGTTGAAAAGAATATACAAAGATCTGTTGAAGCCATCACAACTCGATACCAACTGTAATTCTAAGGCTGAATCAATGCCCTTGAAGCGCAGGATAAACCACAATTTATTAAACCCTACAGTAAACATGTTGCCCGCTATGCCATTTCTAAATACTCCAATTAAAAACACTGGAGATAGTGATAAATCGAAAGACAGTATTAAAACTCCAGatgagaatctgaaaaaatggtGTATAAATTCTGGAAGTCAGGAATTGCCAAACATAGAGTTGTTTGATAGTCCCTCAAGCTCTGTCCAGAGTCAAGTAACCGAAACTGTGAAAGATATTGGGTTCGATATGAGTGTCAAATCTGCTTGTCAAGTCGAAAATATTTGCACCGATACAAATTTCAGTGCCTGCAAACAGTCTGAGAATATATCGTCTGAAATCGGTTCAAGTTTGGAGTCAAATTTAAATATGGATGCTTTGAaagaaatggagaaaattcACGAATCCGAAGACTTAACTGTGAAAGAACAAGTGTCCCCAAATTTACAGGCGATATCTAGTGATTCTCGTAATCATCTAGAAGAAACCAAGGAACAAGTAAACTTACCGGCAACTACAGATAAACCGCAACTGCGAACGACAACTCCGCGTCTTGCTAAAATTCGAAGTGctcaaaatatgaaaatgatgGCTCAAATTTTAGGAAATAAAAGTCCTGCTCTAAGCACAGCAGGTGTCAAACCGCGAGGGAAGAAAGGTGGACCTAAGAATTCAGAAGAGCcatcaacttcaaataatgGG GACAATGAAGATGAGATAGCAGAACTGATGCTAGCTAGTACGACTAtaaaaaaagatcaaaaaaGAGCCAAACAGGCCCGTGAGTTGGAAAACATCAAGCGATTAGTAGaggctgaaaataatttgagtCAAGAAGAGAGAGCAACAA AGTTTGCAGTTTCATTTCTCCACAAGTTGCATAAAGCATTAGATCCAAGTTCGGAAGTCTTTAAAGCCATAATAAAGTTATTTCTAGACTATAACGAGCAGATTGATACATTGAACGGACCAGAAAATGAGGGTTCCTGCCATTCCAAACAAACAAGAGATGAGAGATCCTTGTGCGCCATTATTGCTCCATTAGGCAATGAGCGGCCATCGAATTCTCAATGCATCATTGAAGGTGACCATTTCAATTCAACGAGTCAAGTTTCCAAGGATTTGCTTACGATAGATCTTTACAAAGACGTTTGTGAAAAGTTGGTAGATTATCCAGAACTCAATTCGGATTTCCTGCTATTTTTAAAACCCCATCAGGCTGCTATGATTGGCAAATCAGTTGAACATACAATGCTACAAAAAATGAACGATTTTGTAGACATAGcacaaatttatttcgcaaaacAGCCATCAAAGCTCTCAAAAGTTATGCAAGCCATAACTCAATTGGCCACAGACACCGATGTCAGTTTAGAAACCGTGAACGATGTTATGGAAAACCTTTTAAAAGGGCATCCGCTTGTTATGGATACGTTTTTACAAGTACTACCGAATGGAAAACCTCCCGAAAG cTTATTTGCACAGCACATGTTCGAAAATCTGACCTGCCCCCCTGGTCCTcacgataaaacaaaaacttatGCAGAAGATGCACCTGAACTTTACgagaatattgaaattcccGTCTCCAGCTCACATGAGGATCCTTATGGAGGTGATAGTTGCAAGTGTAAGTGTCACAATCTAGACGGTCATAATCTGAAGAGTAGGAGCGAACATTGTGTGTCTTGCGGCACCAGA TTTCTAAATGgaaggatatatcttcagaCGACAGAAGGTTTAAGACCAGCCAGAATAACATTTCCCGGAGGAGatgatgaaaaacaagaaCACATCATACGAGTATCCTTAAAGACtaccgaaaaatttgtgcCAGCAACACCGAAAAGACGGCGAAAATCATCTAAAAACTCTCCTGACCAAACGGACGCaaaagcaaacaaaaattctCCAATTAAAGATAGTGAAGAAATGGATAAGTCATCACTTAAGTCAAAGCgaatgaacaaaatttcaatgaagTCTAGAGAGCGAAAGAAATCTCCTAAAAATACCGAAATCAGCTCAAGACTTAGTAGTAACGATAATCcgattgagaaaaaagaatctaTGTCACCAATTAAAACTAAGAGGGAAGAAAGGGCAGAAAAAAGAGAAGCTCAGGATATTTCAAGATCAAAACGAACTAAAGTCGCCTATAAGAACACAGTCAAATCAAGTAAAATACTTGATTCGGAGAATACGGATAATGCAACGCAGTCACAGACTGACGATACTAGCcaagacgaaaattcaatacCGGATTGTGGCAAGGTTCACGATATTgaagaagaaagtaaaatGA GTACAAACGAATATGAGACTGAGGAAACTGTGAGGCTTGAGAAGATGGAAGTTTCAAGCGATTCAGGCAGTGAGCCTGAACATGAAATCCGGAACGCTGTCGATATTAGGCCATGGACAAGACAAGAAGATGCAGTTTTACTAGAATGTATCAAGAAGGAATATTCAGAAAACACTTTTTTAACAATCAGTGAGACTCTGGGAGATCGAACTGTTCAACAG GTTAAAGAACGGTTCGAGATTCTTCTTTCATTGTTAGAGAAAATGGCCTGA